Below is a genomic region from Eupeodes corollae chromosome 1, idEupCoro1.1, whole genome shotgun sequence.
CATTGAATCGCCTTGCATGTTCTCCAAAAGATGTTCTATCAGcccttattacaattttgtgacTATCAGATGGCATACGATCAAGAGCAATTTTGAACAATTGAACTAATGCGTTATGCTGATGGAAAAACCTTTGTAGCTCACGAATAATTTCTCGTCTTGTATTTGAAACAATTGCACAACGTTGATGCAATTCACGATTTCCAtcaccaataaaataaatttgcaaaaattgatgATCAGCGTCGGGGTATGGCAATAACGAACCAGCTTGATGATAAATCTGGCCCTGAATCTGTAAAACATGTGAGCAATGTTAGGTAGATGTtgaataagaatttttaagactttatgaTTCAGATTGATATAAGCATGAAACAATCCTGTTGAGGTACTTACCTTAAAAGTCGGCATAAAATTATCTctaataattttagtagcacCAAAAGAAGTCATTTGAAATGCCGAATTGTATTGctgaatatttctcaaaaactgcTTCGACGTTTGAGATgtcccaaaaataaatgaatacaatgGTTCGGGTGGAGTTTCTAATGGTGGCAATCTTACTTTACCATTAGCACAACACATGCCGGGCGTTTCACCTGGAAAGTTAGCCGCATCACAATGCGGACATATTGCGTCCATGATTCCAATGTATCCGTACATACTATAATCAATCTGACTATTGTAAATAAAAGCAGCACACAGTATTTCATCCAAAACAGCACGACGTATTCGTGATCGCCGTGCAAGATTAAGTACAGGTACAGGGTCAACAGATCTATTCTGTGCAGTACGTTCACGCTGCGATGCATTAGCTTGTGTGCGTTCATCTGTAGTCTGAGACCGTCTAATAATGCCACTTGATTCGCATTACGCGTTCGCTGGCCTATGTTTAGTCGTCTTGCTCGTGGCATTGTAACTTCACTCAataattcaacaatattttggaaactATAAACCCAACAAAGCAATAATTATcgcttataaaatgaaatgacatatgatcacattaaatttgtttgacaatacTTACATTACTTTCTTCGATTGTTTTTTCAAAGGTTCAAATTGGCTTTTAaatattagtacaaattgtttgcatATGGGGGTATAGAAAGGCGTTGGTTTTACACTTTCCCAagattcgtttttaattttttttacgtacacaccttctctggacttccacgaataattcaagaccaaaattaaccAAATCGGTAAatgcattgttgagttataagattacaacgaaaagtggcattgatttttatatatatagattgaggcgagcttcagtctcgcttcaacaccacatgttaatgtagtagtctacgaacaaaccccatttttgaagtttttcattattattttgacagatcttctttctgttgtaccaatttttaaatacaaaaatctggccactgcggatcgttttgttgggaatttcccactttactatatatgaaatgcgaacaaaacgcacgtaatCTCTCCGAAACGAACTCACGGTTGTGTAACTTCTCGTTTTGCATTAATTTCACATAATCCAAcatatcttttaaattaaaatcaaacaaactttaaaatttccatttcGTTTCAACCGATTCCGATtcaattgaaatgtcaaaaacagcTGTCAATTTCCAGCTTCACATTCACATGTCGCACTTTTTCTAAATAGAAGAAAAACTTTATGAACTGAaatctatattttaaaaacataaattaaaaatgttaaaaagtgtcttcGCCGCAAATTTAAACCTCTTAAAAAATGCTGTTCCACTTCAACAACAAATAAGAGTATGTtatttggttttcaaagaaaaattaaactaaaaattctttcactctctaatttttcataatagacaacattcattttaaaga
It encodes:
- the LOC129939417 gene encoding uncharacterized protein LOC129939417, coding for MYGYIGIMDAICPHCDAANFPGETPGMCCANGKVRLPPLETPPEPLYSFIFGTSQTSKQFLRNIQQYNSAFQMTSFGATKIIRDNFMPTFKIQGQIYHQAGSLLPYPDADHQFLQIYFIGDGNRELHQRCAIVSNTRREIIRELQRFFHQHNALVQLFKIALDRMPSDSHKIVIRADRTSFGEHARRFNAPTIDEVAIVNLDDQFRSLDIVLHRRNDQLQRVSKLHRSYDALQYPILHWKGDDGYHINIPMIDPRTGE